In Ferroplasma sp., a single window of DNA contains:
- a CDS encoding M20 family metallo-hydrolase, whose protein sequence is MSYDENADREFIINSANKLLSIRAISPLSGGEGEYKKSRALIKILKGLGYDNLMEYNVEDSSGHIRPNIILMLGNFQKTLWIISHLDTVPEGDPELWKHEPFSATVEGDKIYGRGSEDNGQSIFTTLLLLKNLDESRLKINLGMAFVSDEETGNDYGIKHLIRQNIFKPDDLIIVPDAGTNEGFIIETAEKTAMQLKFEVLGRQGHASMPANSINAFRESCKFVNAMDSALHGTFSRENPLFVPPYSTFEPTKHEKNIDNINTIPGREVFYWDFRILPEYPADQVLEEINNIISSYSKNSDVKISYKVTDRVDAPSPTPDDSEIIIKLKKAIKAVTGKDAVTVGIGGETFASFLRTSGYRVAVWSTTAIENAHMPDEFCLIPHILQDVRIYEEMIYN, encoded by the coding sequence ATGTCATATGATGAAAACGCAGACAGAGAATTTATAATTAATTCTGCCAATAAACTGCTATCTATCAGGGCTATTTCCCCGTTATCCGGCGGAGAGGGAGAATATAAAAAGAGCAGGGCTTTAATAAAAATACTGAAGGGACTTGGTTATGATAATTTGATGGAATACAATGTAGAGGATAGTTCAGGTCATATAAGGCCCAATATTATTCTAATGCTGGGCAATTTCCAGAAAACTTTATGGATCATATCACACCTGGATACTGTTCCAGAGGGAGATCCAGAGCTATGGAAGCATGAACCCTTCAGTGCAACAGTGGAGGGGGATAAAATATATGGAAGGGGATCGGAGGACAATGGCCAGTCTATATTTACAACCCTTCTACTTTTAAAAAATCTTGATGAATCCAGGCTAAAAATTAACCTGGGAATGGCATTCGTATCAGATGAGGAAACTGGAAATGATTATGGCATAAAGCATTTAATCAGGCAGAATATTTTCAAGCCGGATGATCTGATAATTGTCCCGGATGCCGGCACCAATGAAGGGTTTATAATAGAGACCGCAGAGAAAACGGCAATGCAGCTTAAATTTGAGGTACTGGGAAGGCAGGGGCATGCCAGTATGCCCGCAAATTCCATAAACGCCTTCAGGGAATCCTGCAAATTCGTCAATGCCATGGATTCGGCACTTCACGGGACATTCAGCAGGGAGAACCCACTGTTTGTGCCTCCATATTCAACCTTTGAGCCCACCAAGCATGAGAAAAATATTGATAACATTAATACCATACCGGGGAGGGAGGTATTTTACTGGGATTTCAGAATACTTCCAGAATACCCTGCAGATCAGGTGCTGGAGGAAATCAATAATATTATATCATCCTATTCTAAGAATTCAGATGTAAAGATCTCATATAAGGTTACGGACCGTGTTGATGCTCCTTCCCCCACTCCAGACGATTCAGAAATAATTATAAAACTCAAAAAAGCTATAAAGGCAGTAACAGGAAAGGATGCAGTAACAGTCGGGATCGGTGGAGAAACCTTCGCATCATTCCTCAGAACCAGTGGCTACAGGGTCGCTGTCTGGTCTACTACAGCAATCGAAAATGCACATATGCCTGATGAATTCTGCCTGATCCCACATATACTTCAGGATGTTAGGATATATGAAGAGATGATCTATAACTGA
- the thrC gene encoding threonine synthase, whose product MTFSVLKCPNCGKEFSINRNKYTCDRCGNILDVYHHDMEYSTTAMKGVWKYKNMIHPEIPHSKIITRGEGDTNLYRSQRISEYAGIQNIHLKHEGENPTGSFKDRGMTVAVSEAVRLEFNKTLCASTGNTSAAAASYSALAGIDSYVMIPGKNISSNKLFQAVSYGANIVDIEGDFDTAMADVKQALEKTRDFYVLNSLNPWRIEGQKTIIYEIMEKLKPDFISFPAGNLGNTSAFGKALMDLKSLGKIEYVPRLVAIQAEGASPFYEYMHGDKNSITPVRAETIASAIRIGNPVNYKKARRSIEFSNGIVERVSDDEIMSAKRVIDRSGIGCEPASAAALAGVLKLRNSGVIDSSDTVASILTGHLLKDVSFMPEYKTLGVSDIF is encoded by the coding sequence ATGACGTTTTCCGTTTTAAAATGCCCTAATTGCGGGAAAGAATTCAGCATAAACAGGAATAAGTATACCTGCGACAGATGCGGGAACATACTGGATGTTTACCATCATGACATGGAGTACAGCACCACAGCCATGAAAGGAGTCTGGAAATATAAAAATATGATACACCCGGAAATTCCCCATAGCAAAATAATAACAAGGGGCGAGGGCGATACAAATCTATACAGAAGCCAGAGGATATCAGAATATGCTGGAATTCAGAACATACATCTCAAGCATGAGGGGGAAAATCCTACAGGTTCCTTCAAAGACAGAGGCATGACTGTTGCGGTTTCAGAGGCGGTTAGGCTGGAATTTAATAAAACACTGTGTGCATCAACGGGAAATACCTCTGCAGCTGCCGCCAGCTACAGTGCCCTTGCCGGCATAGATAGCTATGTTATGATACCTGGAAAAAACATATCTTCAAACAAGTTATTTCAGGCAGTTTCATACGGAGCAAATATAGTCGACATAGAGGGAGACTTCGACACTGCCATGGCGGATGTGAAGCAGGCGCTTGAAAAGACCAGAGATTTTTACGTGCTGAACTCCCTGAACCCCTGGAGGATAGAGGGGCAGAAAACCATAATATATGAAATAATGGAAAAGTTAAAACCTGATTTCATATCTTTTCCTGCAGGTAACCTTGGTAATACATCCGCGTTTGGAAAGGCATTGATGGATTTGAAGTCCCTGGGAAAGATAGAATATGTGCCGAGACTGGTGGCCATACAGGCCGAGGGAGCATCTCCCTTCTATGAATATATGCATGGAGATAAGAATTCCATTACTCCTGTCAGGGCAGAAACCATCGCATCAGCAATCAGGATAGGAAACCCGGTAAACTATAAGAAGGCAAGAAGATCCATAGAGTTCAGCAATGGAATAGTGGAAAGGGTTTCTGATGATGAAATAATGTCTGCAAAGAGGGTGATAGATAGATCGGGGATTGGATGTGAGCCGGCATCTGCCGCGGCGCTTGCCGGTGTACTGAAACTCAGAAATTCAGGTGTAATAGATTCCAGTGATACGGTTGCATCCATCTTAACCGGGCATCTCCTGAAGGATGTAAGCTTCATGCCAGAATATAAAACTCTGGGAGTATCTGACATATTTTAG